The genomic interval GCGAACGCCGAACACGGCTACGCCGCGTTGAACCTGCCCGGGACGGCCGATCCCGACGCGATCAAAGCGACCGTCGAACCGGTGGCGGACGCCGAAGCGCTGGTGATCGTCGGCATCGGCGGATCGGCGCTGGGCGCGGCGACGCTCGCCGACGCGCTCGACAGCGAGGTCGACACGTACGTTCTGGATAACGTCGACCCCGAGCACACGACCGCCCTGCTCGACGACCTGCCGCTGTCCGACACAGCTGTGAACGTCGTCTCACGCTCGGGAACGACCGCGGAGACGCTGGCGAACTTCCTCGTGGTTCGGGAGGCGTTCGAGACCGCGGGCGTCAACTGGACCGAGCGCACGGTTGTGACAACTGGTGAGGCGGGACCGCTGCGGGACCTCGCTCGCAAGCACGACCTGCCCGTGCTGAAAGTGCCCGACGGCGTCCCCGGCCGGTTTTCAGTGCTGTCGACGGTGGGGCTGGCTGCGGCGGCGATTCGGGGCGACGACCTCGACGCGCTGCTCCAAGGCGGCCGGGATGTGGCCGAGAGCCTTTCGGGGTCGCTGTTCGAGTCGCCGGCCTACGCCTACGGCGCGACGACCTACGCGTTAGACAACCGCGGCGCGTCGATCAACGCAATGATGCCCTACGCTGAGGGATTAGAGACCTACGCGGAGTGGTACGCCCAGTTGTGGGCCGAGAGTCTGGGCAAGGACGGACTGGGCCAGACGCCGGTACGCGCGCTGGGGGCGACCGACCAGCACTCTCAACTCCAACTCTACCGGGCGGGACCGCGCAACACGATGGCGACGTTCGTCCACCCGCGCGAGCGCGAGGACCGGGCGATCCCGGCGACCGACGTGGAGGGGCTGTCGTATCTCGGCGACGCCACGCTCGGGGAGCTACTGGACGCCGAATTCGAGGCGACGGAGGCCAGCCTCGCCGCGGCGGGCCGGCCCAACGTCCGGATCGAAATCGAGCGCGTCGACGAGCGCGGGCTGGGGCAGTTGCTGTATGGGCTCGAAGCGGCCTGCGTGCTGGCGGGTGAACTCCACGGCGTCGACACGTTCGTCCAGCCCGCCGTCGAGTGGGGCAAAAACGCCGCTCGCGGGCTGCTCGGCGCCGACGGACAGTTCGAGGAAGTCCGCGCCGTCGAGGACAAAGAGCGGTTGGTCGTCGAGTAGATCGGCCGCGCGTTATGATAAAGGGCGGACAGCTACTCCTCTGTGCCGTTGGTTGCTGCGAACTCGGCGATCGTCGTCCAGTCTGGGGGCGCCTCCATCGCACCAGTTGTCGTGGCTGAAAGCGCCGCAGACGCGTTTGCGAGGTCGACGATGCGACCCGGATCGGCCACGCCGCGGTCGAGTGCAGCGACCGTCGCGGCGACGAACGCGTCGCCGGCCCCGGTGGTGTCGACCACGTCCACGTCGAACCCGCTCCGTTCGACGAATGTGGGCTCCCACGGGGCGTCTTCGGTCGCAAACGCCGTCGCTCCTTCGCCACCGCGTGTGAGAAAGACCGTGTGCGGGCCATCCCGACACGCGGCTTCGCACCGCGCTTCGAGCGAATCCTGCTGGTAGCCAAGCTCGGCAAGCTCGTCGCCTGTCGCTTTGAGCACGTCTGCCATCCCGACCGCGTCTCGCAGCACGTCCGTCTCGTCGTCGTCCCACAGCTCCGGCCGCCAGTTCGGATCGAAGTAGACCGAACAGTCGGCCTCGCGTGCGCGTTCCAGCAGATCGAGCACGGCAGACCGGGCCGGCTCGGCAGCGAGCGCGACGCCGCCGACGTACACCCACTCGATCGCTTCGAGCGCGGTCGTCGGGACGGCGCCGGTTTCGAGTCGCGTGTCGGCGGTCCTGTCGCGGTAGAACGTGAACGACCGATCCCGTTCCTCGTCGTGAGCGACGAAGGCGAGCGTGGTCTTCGCGTCTGCATCCTGCTCGACGAAGCGGGTCGCCACACCGCGGTCCGCCAGCGTCTCGACGAGAAAGTCGCCGAAGGCGTCGTCGCCGACGCGGGTCCAGAACAGCGGATCGGCGTCGAACGCGGCGAGGCGTGCGGCGACGTTGGCGGGTGCACCCCCGGCGCGGCGCTGGAACGACTCCACGCCGTGAAGTTCGCCCGGCGTCTCGGGCAGCATATCGACCAGCGTCTCGCCGACGACGAGGAGCGAGCGCTCGCTCATTGTTCTCTCTCCACGTTCAAGTCGACCAGCGAGATGAGCGACCGGACCGGAACGTCGTCGACGCGGTCCATCCCACTTTTGTCGACGATGACGGCACAGCCGACGACGTTGCCGCCCTCGTTCTCGATCGCCTCGACCGTCTCGGTGATCGTCGTGCCCGAGGTGATCATGTCGTCGACGACGTAACAGTCGGCGCCGTCGACGGTCGAGAAGTTGTGCGAGAACGACCCGCTGTACTGGTCGATGTCCCCCTCCTCCCAGCGGTGTTTCCGCGGGGTGTAGGTGCTGAGATCGACTTCCAACTCGCTCGCAACGGCCGTCGCCACCGGGACGCCCGCCTTTTCGATGCCGACGACGAGGTCAGCAGGACCGTCCGTCGAGAGCACGTCGGCGAGCATTCCTCCGAGGTGGTCGAGCCGACGGCCGTTCTGGCCGACCGTGCTCCAGTCGATGTGGATGTCGTGTGGCGACTGGCTGCGGTCGGGCGGTGTCTCCGTGTCTGGCGTCGCGCGATCGATGAGCCAGCTCGACGTTTCGCGGGAGACGTTGAGTTCGTCTGCGATCTCGCCTTTCGAGAGTCCGCTCTCGGCCAGTTCCGCTGCTTCGGTGACGAGGCTATCGACGTTTTTCATGGATGAGGTGGTTGGGCTGTGAGTTCCGGTGGTCGGTCTGTTCGACAGTGCTGTGCGTCTGGGTGAGCATTTGGGTAAATGTCCGGATGCGTTGCTGTTGTAGCGGTGCGCGTGTCTTCATGTCTGGTAGGTCGCTGCCAGTTCGTTCAGTGCGTAGATGGCCCGGAGCATCTCGGAGCTGTTGCCCTCGTCGAACACCAGATCGTCGGTCTCGCGGACGAACTCCAGCACGTCCGTCGAGGCGTGTTCGGGGGCGGCACAGATGCCGGCCTCGGACTCGGTGAGCCAGCGCATGACTCTGAGGTCGCTCTTGCTGTCGCCCATCGCAACGGCGAACGGGTCGTCGATGCCGAGCACGTCGAAGGCGGCTTCGACGCCGGCGACCTTGTTGAGTTCGAGGCTGCCGATCTCGGCGGCGTCGGCCTCGTAGTAGGCCACGTCGATACGTTCGAGAAGCGACGTGACATCGTCCGGAACGTCTTCGAGGGCACACGTGGCCGTCTCCTCCCGGTCGGTGAGGACGCCGTCGATTTCGGGATCTGCGTCCGCGTAGAACGCCTTCGTCCACTGGCGGCCGTCGTCGCTGGGGTAGCCCAACTGCGTCGCAACGGCGTCGCCGAGCAGTTCGATCTGGTGGACCAGCCCCGCGTCGATGATCTCACGTGCGCGCTCGGAGCCGATCTTGAAGTTCGGCTTCACCGTGATGTTGAACTCGTTGCCCTGCAGGTGACAGTTCCGTCGGAGCTTCTCGGGCGCGTCAGAGAGTACACGCGAGCGAACGGCGTCGAAGATGTCGACGATCTCGTCGTCGAGCGATTCGTAGAGCAGGCGCTTCGTATCGGCGCCGTGTTCCGGCGTGAACACGCCGGTTCCGGCCTCGTAGACGATCGAGAGATTTCCGGAGTGAACGATCTCGCTGCCCAACCCCTGAATCATGAATCCCTTGACGTTCTCTAGGGTCTGGCCGGTACAGATCACGATCGGAACGCCCCGCTCGTGTAATTCGGTGAGGAAGTACAGCGCGTCCCGGGGAATCTCGTTGTCGGTCGTCGACGCCGACCGAAGCGTCTCGTCGACGTCGAGCACCAGCGCGTTGATCGGCCGCTCGTACTTGTTATACAGGTCGAGCGCCGTGAACGCCTGCGTCTCGGTCGCGTGGGCCGCAATCTCGGCGTACTCGTCACCGTTCGGGAAGCTACGGCGAATCTGGGTCTTCTGCTGGTCGAGGTCGTCCCGGACGGATTCCCACTGCTGCAAAGAGACCTGCGAGTCGAGCGGCGGAAACATGTTGACGAGATCCTGCCGCGCCCTGAGCGTCTCGGTGTCGACGCTGTCATAGAGCTCGTATAACTGGTGATAGACTTGCAC from Natronoarchaeum philippinense carries:
- a CDS encoding HAD family hydrolase, whose amino-acid sequence is MQVYHQLYELYDSVDTETLRARQDLVNMFPPLDSQVSLQQWESVRDDLDQQKTQIRRSFPNGDEYAEIAAHATETQAFTALDLYNKYERPINALVLDVDETLRSASTTDNEIPRDALYFLTELHERGVPIVICTGQTLENVKGFMIQGLGSEIVHSGNLSIVYEAGTGVFTPEHGADTKRLLYESLDDEIVDIFDAVRSRVLSDAPEKLRRNCHLQGNEFNITVKPNFKIGSERAREIIDAGLVHQIELLGDAVATQLGYPSDDGRQWTKAFYADADPEIDGVLTDREETATCALEDVPDDVTSLLERIDVAYYEADAAEIGSLELNKVAGVEAAFDVLGIDDPFAVAMGDSKSDLRVMRWLTESEAGICAAPEHASTDVLEFVRETDDLVFDEGNSSEMLRAIYALNELAATYQT
- a CDS encoding carbohydrate kinase family protein → MSERSLLVVGETLVDMLPETPGELHGVESFQRRAGGAPANVAARLAAFDADPLFWTRVGDDAFGDFLVETLADRGVATRFVEQDADAKTTLAFVAHDEERDRSFTFYRDRTADTRLETGAVPTTALEAIEWVYVGGVALAAEPARSAVLDLLERAREADCSVYFDPNWRPELWDDDETDVLRDAVGMADVLKATGDELAELGYQQDSLEARCEAACRDGPHTVFLTRGGEGATAFATEDAPWEPTFVERSGFDVDVVDTTGAGDAFVAATVAALDRGVADPGRIVDLANASAALSATTTGAMEAPPDWTTIAEFAATNGTEE
- the gfcR gene encoding transcriptional regulator GfcR, with product MKNVDSLVTEAAELAESGLSKGEIADELNVSRETSSWLIDRATPDTETPPDRSQSPHDIHIDWSTVGQNGRRLDHLGGMLADVLSTDGPADLVVGIEKAGVPVATAVASELEVDLSTYTPRKHRWEEGDIDQYSGSFSHNFSTVDGADCYVVDDMITSGTTITETVEAIENEGGNVVGCAVIVDKSGMDRVDDVPVRSLISLVDLNVEREQ
- a CDS encoding glucose-6-phosphate isomerase, whose product is ANAEHGYAALNLPGTADPDAIKATVEPVADAEALVIVGIGGSALGAATLADALDSEVDTYVLDNVDPEHTTALLDDLPLSDTAVNVVSRSGTTAETLANFLVVREAFETAGVNWTERTVVTTGEAGPLRDLARKHDLPVLKVPDGVPGRFSVLSTVGLAAAAIRGDDLDALLQGGRDVAESLSGSLFESPAYAYGATTYALDNRGASINAMMPYAEGLETYAEWYAQLWAESLGKDGLGQTPVRALGATDQHSQLQLYRAGPRNTMATFVHPREREDRAIPATDVEGLSYLGDATLGELLDAEFEATEASLAAAGRPNVRIEIERVDERGLGQLLYGLEAACVLAGELHGVDTFVQPAVEWGKNAARGLLGADGQFEEVRAVEDKERLVVE